In the genome of Thunnus maccoyii chromosome 15, fThuMac1.1, whole genome shotgun sequence, one region contains:
- the LOC121913474 gene encoding tyrosine-protein kinase STYK1-like codes for MVVEELHQRDLLGFLWRCRQDNSGFETSCDMTEKRIFTMAGQVASALEYLHSQRCVHGNVGARSVLVGGDLTAKLWGLGSAYRRTTQVDSPGEVEHMELRKWQAPEVLACRYSIIKSCCQWDPQQRLSMSELIRKLQAGEKSANGRTVLRVPEPLNIEKYLREAGYGEAYNYAVL; via the exons ATGGTTGTGGAGGAGCTGCATCAGAGGGACCTGCTGGGATTCCTGTGGAGATGTAGACAG GATAACTCAGGTTTTGAGACTTCGTGTGACATGACAGAGAAGAGGATCTTCACCATGGCGGGACAGGTGGCCTCTGCTCTG GAGTACCTGCACAGTCAGCGCTGCGTTCACGGCAACGTGGGAGCTCGCAGCGTCCTGGTTGGCGGAGATCTGACAGCAAAGCTGTGGGGACTGGGCTCGGCCTACCGCAGGACAACACAAGTCGATTCTCCAGGAGAAGTGGAGCACATGGAGCTGAGAAAGTGGCAGGCCCCCGAAGTG CTGGCTTGTAGATACTCCATCATCAAGTCGTGCTGCCAGTGGGACCCCCAGCAACGTCTCTCCATGTCGGAGCTAATTCGAAAACTTCAGGCGGGAGAGAAATCAGCCAATGGGAGGACAGTTCTCAGAGTGCCTGAGCCACTGAACATCGAGAAATACCTGAGGGAGGCGGGATATGGAGAAGCCTACAATTATGCTGTGCTTTGA